The DNA region NNNNNNNNNNNNNNNNNNNNNNNNNNNNNNNNNNNNNNNNNNNNNNNNNNNNNNNNNNNNNNNNNNNNNNNNNNNNNNNNNNNNNNNNNNNNNNNNNNNNNNNNNNNNNNNNNNNNNNNNNNNNNNNNNNNNNNNNNNNNNNNNNNNNNNNNNNNNNNNNNNNNNNNNNNNNNNNNNNNNNNNNNNNNNNNNNNNNNNNNNNNNNNNNNNNNNNNNNNNNNNNNNNNNNNNNNNNNNNNNNNNNNNNNNNNNNNNNNNNNNNNNNNNNNNNNNNNNNNNNNNNNNNNNNNNNNNNNNNNNNNNNNNNNNNNNNNNNNNNNNNNNNNNNNNNNNNNNNNNNNNNNNNNNNNNNNNNNNNNNNNNNNNNNNNNNNNNNNNNNNNNNNNNNNNNNNNNNNNNNNNNNNNNNNNNNNNNNNNNNNNNNNNNNNNNNNNNNNNNNNNNNNNNNNNNNNNNNNNNNNNNNNNNNNNNNNNNNNNNNNNNNNNNNNNNNNNNNNNNNNNNNNNNNNNNNNNNNNNNNNNNNNNNNNNNNNNNNNNNNNNNNNNNNNNNNNNNNNNNNNNNNNNNNNNNNNNNNNNNNNNNNNNNNNNNNNNNNNNNNNNNNNNNNNNNNNNNNNNNNNNNNNNNNNNNNNNNNNNNNNNNNNNNNNNNNNNNNNNNNNNNNNNNNNNNNNNNNNNNNNNNNNNNNNNNNNNNNNNNNNNNNNNNNNNNNNNNNNNNNNNNNNNNNNNNNNNNNNNNNNNNNNNNNNNNNNNNNNNNNNNNNNNNNNNNNNNNNNNNNNNNNNNNNNNNNTTTATTATGAGCAATATAAAAATTGTATATAAACCTACTTACACCAATAGTTTTATGAATTTTAGTTATCTGTTCTTCTGTTGGTTTAATTTCTATTTTGTATGCTTTTTTCAACTTCTTCATCTTCCTTTATCTTTTTCTTATATTTTCTTTGTATTGCTCATAAGTATAATATCTCCTA from Haloimpatiens massiliensis includes:
- a CDS encoding helix-turn-helix domain-containing protein; this translates as MKKAYKIEIKPTEEQITKIHKTIGVSRFIYNFYIAHNK